In a single window of the Nodularia spumigena CCY9414 genome:
- the cphA gene encoding cyanophycin synthetase, which translates to MRILKIQTLRGPNYWSIRRHKLIVMRLDLETLAEMPSNEIPGFYEGLVEALPSLEGHYCSPGCRGGFLMRVKEGTMMGHIVEHVALELQELAGMHVGFGRTRETATPGIFQVVIEYLNEEAGRYAGRAAVRLCQSIVDRGRYPKAELEQDILDLKDLWRESSLGPSTEAIVKEAEKRGIPWIQLSARFLIQMGYGVNQKRMQATMTNKTGILGVELACDKEATKRILAAAGAPVPRGTVINFLDDLEEAIEYVGGYPIVIKPSDGNHGRGITIDIRNWDEAEAAYEAARLVSRSIIIERYYVGRDHRVLVVDGKVVAVAERVPAHVVGNGRSTIGDLISETNQDPNRGEGHDKILTKIELDRNSYQLLERQGYTLNSIPPKGVICYLRATANLSTGGSAIDRTDEIHPENVWLAQRIVKIIGLDIAGLDIVTTDISRPLREMDAVVVEVNAAPGFRMHVAPSQGTPRNVAGAVMDMLFPHEHSALIPILSVTGTNGKTTTTRLLAHIYKQTGKVIGYTTTDGTYIGEYLVESGDNTGPQSAHVILEDPTVEVAVLETARGGILRSGLGFEMANVGVVLNVAADHLGIGDIDTIDQLANLKSVVAEAVFPDGYAVLNADDHRVAAMAERTKANIAYFTMNPDSELVRKHVQNGGVAAVYENGYLSIVKGDWTHRIERAENIPLTMGGRAPFMIANALAASLAAFVQNVTIEQIRAGLKTFRASVSQTPGRMNLFNLGKYHALVDYAHNPASYEALGSFVRNWTTGERIGVVGGPGDRRDEDFVTLGKLSADIFDYIIVKEDDDTRGRSRGSAANLITQGITEVNPNCRYESILDETAAINKALDMAPDNSLVVILPESVNRAIKLIKLRGLVTEEVQEQNTSTTITDSQNGVTSSVINTLL; encoded by the coding sequence ATGAGAATCCTCAAGATCCAGACATTACGTGGCCCAAACTACTGGAGCATTCGTCGCCACAAGCTAATCGTCATGCGCCTCGATTTAGAAACCCTTGCCGAGATGCCCTCGAATGAAATCCCTGGCTTTTATGAAGGATTAGTAGAGGCGCTACCAAGTCTGGAGGGTCACTATTGCTCGCCGGGCTGTCGCGGTGGTTTTCTAATGCGGGTCAAAGAAGGCACCATGATGGGTCACATCGTGGAACACGTAGCCTTAGAACTCCAGGAATTAGCTGGAATGCACGTAGGCTTCGGGCGCACCCGTGAAACTGCCACACCTGGAATTTTCCAGGTAGTGATCGAGTACCTGAATGAGGAAGCGGGACGCTACGCTGGACGAGCAGCTGTGCGGCTGTGCCAAAGTATCGTTGATAGAGGTCGTTATCCAAAAGCAGAACTCGAACAAGACATCCTAGACCTAAAAGACCTATGGCGTGAATCTTCTTTAGGGCCTTCCACAGAAGCAATTGTCAAAGAAGCCGAAAAAAGAGGTATCCCCTGGATACAATTGAGCGCCCGCTTTTTGATTCAGATGGGTTACGGCGTGAATCAGAAGCGGATGCAGGCAACCATGACCAATAAAACCGGCATTTTGGGTGTGGAACTAGCTTGCGACAAAGAAGCTACAAAACGCATTCTCGCCGCAGCTGGAGCGCCAGTACCCAGAGGTACGGTAATCAACTTTTTAGACGACCTAGAAGAAGCCATTGAATATGTTGGTGGCTATCCCATTGTCATCAAACCATCAGATGGTAACCACGGACGTGGTATTACCATTGATATTAGAAACTGGGATGAAGCTGAGGCAGCTTACGAAGCAGCTAGACTTGTTTCTCGGTCAATTATTATTGAGCGCTATTACGTTGGGCGAGATCATCGGGTATTAGTTGTAGACGGCAAAGTCGTAGCAGTAGCCGAACGCGTACCAGCTCACGTAGTTGGTAATGGCAGATCCACCATTGGCGACCTGATTTCCGAAACAAACCAAGACCCAAATCGCGGTGAAGGTCATGATAAAATCCTCACCAAAATTGAACTAGATCGCAACAGCTACCAACTGTTAGAAAGGCAAGGTTACACTCTCAATAGCATACCACCAAAGGGAGTAATTTGTTACCTGCGTGCAACAGCTAATTTAAGTACAGGTGGTAGTGCTATAGATCGCACCGATGAAATCCACCCAGAAAATGTTTGGCTGGCACAAAGGATCGTCAAAATTATTGGTTTGGATATCGCCGGACTGGATATTGTCACTACAGATATTAGTCGTCCTCTGCGCGAAATGGATGCTGTGGTTGTGGAAGTGAACGCTGCCCCCGGTTTCCGGATGCACGTTGCCCCCAGTCAAGGAACCCCCCGGAACGTTGCCGGAGCAGTCATGGATATGCTGTTTCCCCACGAACATTCCGCCCTGATTCCGATTTTGAGTGTCACAGGTACTAACGGTAAAACCACTACTACTCGACTGTTAGCACATATCTACAAGCAGACAGGTAAGGTAATAGGATATACAACAACAGATGGGACTTACATCGGTGAATACTTAGTTGAATCTGGAGATAATACAGGGCCGCAAAGCGCCCATGTGATTCTGGAAGACCCAACTGTAGAAGTAGCGGTGCTGGAAACGGCTCGTGGTGGTATTCTCCGCTCTGGGCTAGGGTTTGAAATGGCTAACGTCGGTGTAGTGTTGAACGTAGCAGCCGATCATCTAGGCATAGGCGATATAGATACTATCGATCAGTTAGCTAACCTGAAGAGTGTCGTCGCAGAAGCCGTATTTCCTGATGGCTACGCAGTCCTGAACGCTGATGATCACCGCGTTGCGGCCATGGCAGAAAGAACCAAAGCTAATATTGCCTACTTCACAATGAATCCTGATTCGGAATTGGTGCGGAAGCACGTCCAAAATGGAGGAGTAGCCGCAGTTTATGAAAATGGCTATCTGTCAATTGTCAAAGGTGATTGGACGCACCGCATCGAAAGAGCAGAAAATATTCCCTTGACAATGGGTGGACGTGCGCCGTTTATGATTGCTAATGCTTTAGCAGCTAGTTTGGCAGCCTTTGTCCAAAACGTCACAATAGAGCAGATTCGTGCTGGCTTGAAGACATTCCGTGCTTCGGTGAGTCAAACGCCAGGACGGATGAATTTATTTAATTTAGGGAAATACCACGCTTTAGTAGATTATGCTCACAATCCAGCCAGTTACGAAGCTTTGGGTTCTTTTGTCCGTAATTGGACTACAGGAGAGCGCATTGGCGTAGTTGGTGGTCCTGGCGATCGCCGTGATGAAGATTTTGTCACCTTGGGTAAATTATCAGCAGATATTTTTGACTACATTATTGTCAAAGAAGATGATGATACCAGGGGACGGTCACGGGGATCAGCCGCCAATTTGATTACTCAAGGCATAACCGAAGTTAATCCAAATTGCCGTTATGAGTCGATTTTGGATGAAACCGCCGCCATTAATAAAGCTTTAGATATGGCTCCCGATAACAGTCTGGTGGTAATTTTACCAGAAAGTGTCAATCGAGCGATCAAATTAATCAAGCTGCGCGGTTTAGTGACAGAGGAGGTACAAGAACAAAATACCTCCACGACCATCACAGATAGCCAAAATGGGGTGACATCTTCTGTAATCAATACTTTACTTTAG
- a CDS encoding RNA-guided endonuclease InsQ/TnpB family protein, whose translation MLVFEAKLEGMNEQYGKLDEAIRTARFIRNSCVRYWMDNKGIGKYELSAYCAVLAANPEFPYAAKLNSMARQASAERAWSAIARFFDNCKKGKPGKKGFPKFKKHQTHGSVEYKTSGWKLSDDRRYITFTDGFKAGTFKLWGTRDLHFYQLKQFKRVRVVRRADGYYCQFCIDHERVERREPTGKTIGIDVGLNHFYTDSNGETIANPRHLRKSEKSLRRLQRRMSKTKKGSQNRIKLRNKLARKHLKVSRQRQDFAVKTARCVVRSNDLVAYEDLMVRNMVKNHRLAKSISDASWSLFREWVEYFGKVFGVVTVAVPPHYTSQNCSNCGEVVKKTLSTRTHVCPHCGHTQDRDWNAARNILEKALSTAGHVGTNASGDIDLCLGGETPSTKSGRGKRKPKERSLESPPSTK comes from the coding sequence ATGTTGGTATTTGAAGCAAAACTGGAAGGAATGAACGAGCAGTACGGAAAGCTGGATGAAGCTATCCGCACTGCTCGTTTTATTCGTAACAGTTGCGTTCGATACTGGATGGACAATAAAGGCATTGGTAAATACGAGTTGAGCGCATATTGCGCTGTGCTTGCTGCTAATCCTGAGTTTCCTTATGCTGCCAAACTCAACTCGATGGCAAGACAGGCTAGTGCTGAAAGAGCGTGGTCTGCAATCGCTCGATTTTTTGATAATTGCAAAAAAGGTAAGCCAGGTAAAAAGGGATTTCCAAAGTTTAAGAAGCACCAGACACATGGTTCTGTTGAGTACAAAACCTCTGGATGGAAACTTTCTGATGACCGCAGGTACATCACCTTTACTGACGGATTTAAAGCAGGAACCTTCAAACTTTGGGGAACCCGTGACCTGCATTTCTATCAACTCAAACAGTTCAAAAGAGTGCGGGTTGTGCGTCGTGCAGACGGCTATTATTGCCAGTTTTGCATTGATCATGAACGAGTAGAAAGGCGAGAACCAACGGGTAAAACTATTGGTATTGATGTTGGACTGAACCACTTCTACACCGATAGTAACGGGGAAACAATCGCTAATCCTAGACACCTTCGCAAGAGTGAGAAGTCTTTGAGACGGCTGCAACGCCGGATGTCTAAGACTAAAAAGGGTTCCCAGAACAGAATTAAGTTGAGAAATAAACTTGCTCGTAAACACCTCAAAGTAAGTCGCCAGCGTCAAGACTTTGCTGTTAAGACAGCAAGGTGCGTGGTGAGGTCTAACGACCTCGTGGCGTATGAAGATTTGATGGTGCGGAATATGGTCAAGAATCATCGCTTGGCTAAGTCTATTAGTGACGCTTCGTGGTCGCTGTTTCGTGAATGGGTTGAGTATTTTGGCAAAGTGTTTGGCGTGGTGACAGTTGCAGTTCCGCCTCACTACACTTCGCAGAATTGCTCTAACTGTGGCGAGGTTGTCAAAAAGACTCTTAGTACCAGAACTCATGTATGTCCTCACTGTGGGCATACCCAAGATCGTGACTGGAACGCAGCGCGGAACATATTAGAAAAAGCATTAAGTACGGCGGGTCACGTCGGAACTAACGCCTCTGGAGACATCGACCTCTGTTTGGGTGGGGAAACTCCTTCAACTAAGTCGGGTCGTGGAAAGAGGAAGCCTAAAGAGCGATCTTTGGAATCCCCACCCTCTACGAAGTAG
- a CDS encoding cyanophycinase — MPQLKAKSLEMRTPQATKTAVLVIGGAEDKVHGRDILRTFVGRAGASKAYITIIPSASREPAIIGSRYIRLFEEMGAEKVEILDIREREQCETSLVKESLEACSGVFLTGGDQLRLCGVLSDTPAMEIIRQRVRAGQLTLAGTSAGAAVMGHHMIAGGGSGETPNRSLVDMATGLGFIPEVIVDQHFHNRNRMGRLISAIAAHPERLGIGIDEDTCAVFERDGWLQVVGKGSVTIVDPTEVTHTNEPHVGANEPLTVHNLRLHILSYGDRFHLYQRTVLPAVHRISS, encoded by the coding sequence ATGCCGCAATTAAAAGCTAAATCGCTGGAAATGAGGACACCCCAAGCAACTAAAACCGCCGTTCTAGTTATCGGAGGCGCAGAAGATAAAGTTCATGGACGCGATATCCTCAGAACTTTTGTTGGCCGTGCTGGCGCTAGTAAGGCCTATATTACAATTATTCCATCGGCTTCTCGCGAACCCGCTATCATCGGTAGTAGGTATATTCGCCTGTTTGAAGAAATGGGTGCAGAAAAGGTCGAAATTTTAGACATCCGTGAACGGGAACAGTGTGAAACGTCCCTAGTCAAAGAGTCATTGGAAGCCTGTAGTGGGGTATTTCTCACCGGAGGCGACCAATTACGTCTTTGCGGAGTGCTGTCAGATACGCCAGCAATGGAAATTATCCGACAACGGGTGCGAGCCGGACAGCTGACCCTAGCAGGCACTAGTGCGGGGGCTGCTGTCATGGGACATCACATGATTGCTGGCGGTGGTAGTGGTGAAACTCCAAATCGTTCCTTGGTCGATATGGCAACGGGTTTGGGTTTTATTCCGGAAGTAATTGTTGACCAGCATTTTCACAATCGTAATCGCATGGGTCGCCTGATTAGTGCGATCGCAGCTCATCCTGAGCGTCTAGGTATTGGCATTGATGAAGATACCTGTGCCGTATTTGAACGTGATGGTTGGCTACAAGTTGTGGGTAAAGGCAGTGTCACCATTGTCGATCCCACAGAAGTTACCCATACCAATGAACCTCATGTCGGCGCGAATGAGCCTCTAACTGTGCATAATTTACGACTGCACATCCTCAGCTATGGCGATCGCTTTCACCTGTACCAGAGGACTGTATTGCCTGCGGTGCATCGCATCTCCAGCTGA
- a CDS encoding serine/threonine protein kinase, whose amino-acid sequence MVSEILGDSPQGDSFASRYEVQQLLGKKSGRRSLLAKDQVTGELVVVKLLSFNSDFEWDDLKLFEREAETLKSLSHPAIPRYLDYFEVNSPTIKGFALVQSYIPAQTLEKYLQAGRTFTEAEVKQVATAVLEILIYLHGLHPAVIHRDLKPSNILLGERSGNSVGQVYLVDFGSVQTVLAAEGGTRTVVGTYGYMPPEQFGGRTVRASDLYSLGATLIYLITGKHPADLPQKDFRIQFEQLTHLSPGLTRWLQWMTEPSLERRFSSAVEALNALNESDLSSPYALNIVKPAGSKIQLTKNWGHRLTRWLQSMTEPSLERRFSSAVEALKALNESDLSSPYALNIVKPAGSKIQLTKNWDYLEILIPPVGFKPSMLSTGFFVIVWNSFILLFIIALLFVSFPENIIPLVILLVFLWAGLFMLWNLLFDLFGNIRLSLDDQEISLAYELFPFQFHRPQPAPRSHITKLVYLPRHFTKDSQGDIIPVPAQLEIWAGVQKYQLNVNSGSIQSEAELEWLAHELSNWLSLEITQ is encoded by the coding sequence ATGGTCAGCGAAATCTTAGGCGATTCGCCTCAAGGCGATAGCTTCGCTTCACGCTACGAAGTCCAGCAGCTATTGGGCAAAAAATCAGGGCGGCGATCGCTATTAGCTAAAGATCAAGTCACTGGGGAATTGGTAGTTGTTAAGTTACTTTCGTTTAACAGTGACTTTGAATGGGATGATCTGAAGCTGTTTGAGCGTGAAGCCGAAACCTTAAAATCTTTGTCTCATCCCGCCATTCCTCGCTATTTAGACTATTTTGAAGTAAATTCACCTACTATTAAAGGATTTGCTTTAGTACAGAGTTACATCCCGGCGCAAACCTTAGAAAAATATCTACAAGCTGGGCGGACTTTTACCGAAGCTGAAGTTAAACAAGTCGCCACAGCCGTTTTAGAAATTCTGATTTATCTACATGGGTTACATCCGGCTGTGATTCACCGTGATCTTAAGCCTAGCAATATTTTATTGGGTGAGCGTTCTGGGAATAGTGTTGGTCAAGTTTACCTAGTAGATTTTGGTTCAGTACAAACTGTCCTTGCGGCTGAAGGGGGAACGAGAACTGTAGTGGGAACTTATGGTTATATGCCTCCAGAGCAATTTGGTGGGCGAACAGTTCGGGCTTCTGACCTTTATAGTTTAGGTGCAACTTTAATTTATTTAATCACAGGAAAGCATCCCGCCGATTTACCTCAAAAAGATTTTCGCATTCAATTTGAGCAACTAACTCATCTGAGTCCCGGTTTAACTCGCTGGTTACAGTGGATGACTGAACCAAGTTTGGAACGGCGGTTTAGTTCTGCTGTGGAAGCTTTAAACGCTTTGAATGAGTCAGATTTGAGCAGTCCCTATGCTTTAAATATTGTCAAACCTGCTGGGAGTAAAATTCAACTCACCAAGAATTGGGGTCATCGTTTAACTCGTTGGTTACAGTCGATGACTGAACCAAGTTTGGAACGGCGGTTTAGTTCTGCTGTGGAAGCGTTGAAAGCTTTGAATGAGTCAGACTTGAGCAGTCCCTATGCTTTAAATATTGTCAAACCTGCTGGGAGTAAAATTCAACTCACCAAGAATTGGGATTATTTAGAAATTTTGATTCCACCAGTTGGCTTTAAGCCATCGATGCTATCCACAGGTTTTTTTGTGATTGTCTGGAACTCCTTTATCCTCTTGTTTATAATTGCCTTGCTTTTTGTCTCTTTTCCTGAAAACATAATTCCTCTTGTGATCTTACTTGTTTTTCTGTGGGCTGGCCTTTTCATGTTATGGAATTTATTGTTTGATTTATTTGGCAATATTAGACTGAGCTTAGATGACCAGGAAATTTCCTTGGCATATGAGCTATTCCCATTCCAATTTCATCGTCCCCAACCAGCCCCCAGAAGCCATATTACGAAACTTGTTTATTTGCCTAGACACTTTACTAAAGACTCTCAAGGTGATATAATTCCTGTGCCGGCGCAGTTAGAGATTTGGGCGGGAGTACAAAAGTATCAGCTTAATGTCAATTCTGGTAGTATTCAATCTGAAGCGGAACTGGAATGGCTAGCCCATGAATTAAGTAATTGGTTAAGCTTAGAAATAACCCAATAA
- a CDS encoding serine/threonine protein kinase: MVSEILDHRYEVQQLLGKKSGRRSLLAKDQVTGELVVIKLLSFNSDFEWDDLKLFEREAETLKSLSHPAIPRYLDYFEVNSPTIKGFALVQSYIPAQTLEQYLQAGRTFTEAEVKQVATAVLEILIYLHGLHPAVIHRDLKPSNILLGERSGNSVGQVYLVDFGSVQTVLAAEGGTRTVVGTYGYMPPEQFGGRTVLASDLYSLGATLIYLITGKHPADLPQKDFRIQFEQLTHLSPGLTRWLQWMTEPSLERRLSSAEEALKALNQSDLNTPYALNIVKPAGSKIQLTKNWDYLEILIPPVGFKPSMLFTALFAIAWNSFIFFWTVGALLAPFPANLPFALFSLPFWGVGLSMLMTLLLGLFGNIRLSLDQQQISLRYELLGFKFHRPRPAPRSNITKLVYLPRHFTKDSEGHKTPVPAQLEIWAGVKKYPLSVNSGAIQSEAELEWLAHELSDWLSMEITR; this comes from the coding sequence ATGGTCAGCGAAATCTTAGACCACCGCTACGAAGTCCAGCAGCTATTGGGCAAGAAATCAGGGCGGCGATCGCTATTAGCTAAGGATCAAGTAACTGGGGAATTGGTAGTCATCAAGTTACTCTCGTTTAACAGTGACTTTGAATGGGATGATCTGAAGCTGTTTGAGCGTGAAGCCGAAACCTTAAAATCTTTGTCTCATCCCGCCATTCCTCGCTATTTAGACTATTTTGAAGTAAATTCACCTACTATTAAAGGATTTGCTTTAGTACAAAGTTATATCCCCGCGCAAACCTTAGAGCAATATCTACAAGCTGGGCGGACTTTTACCGAAGCTGAAGTTAAACAAGTCGCCACAGCCGTTTTAGAAATTCTGATTTATCTACATGGGTTACATCCGGCTGTGATTCACCGTGATCTTAAGCCTAGCAATATTTTATTGGGTGAGCGTTCTGGGAATAGTGTTGGTCAAGTTTACCTAGTGGATTTTGGCTCGGTACAAACTGTCCTTGCGGCTGAAGGGGGGACAAGGACTGTGGTGGGAACTTATGGTTATATGCCTCCAGAGCAATTTGGTGGGCGAACAGTTCTGGCTTCTGACCTTTATAGTTTAGGTGCAACTTTAATTTATTTAATCACAGGAAAGCATCCCGCCGATTTACCCCAAAAAGATTTTCGCATTCAATTTGAGCAACTAACTCATCTGAGTCCCGGTTTAACTCGCTGGTTACAGTGGATGACTGAACCAAGTTTGGAACGGCGGCTAAGTTCTGCTGAGGAAGCTTTAAAAGCTTTGAATCAGTCAGACTTGAACACTCCATACGCTTTAAATATTGTCAAACCTGCTGGGAGTAAAATTCAACTCACTAAAAATTGGGATTATTTAGAAATTTTGATTCCACCAGTTGGCTTTAAGCCGTCGATGTTATTTACAGCGTTATTTGCGATCGCCTGGAATTCCTTTATCTTCTTTTGGACAGTTGGCGCTCTTTTAGCCCCTTTTCCTGCTAACCTCCCCTTTGCTTTGTTCTCACTTCCCTTTTGGGGGGTTGGCCTTTCTATGTTGATGACTTTATTGCTGGGTTTATTTGGCAACATTAGACTGAGCTTGGATCAGCAGCAAATTTCCTTGAGATATGAGTTATTAGGATTTAAATTTCATCGTCCCCGACCAGCCCCCAGAAGCAACATTACGAAACTTGTTTATTTGCCTAGACATTTTACTAAAGACTCTGAAGGTCATAAGACTCCCGTGCCGGCGCAGTTAGAGATTTGGGCAGGAGTAAAAAAATACCCGCTTAGTGTCAATTCTGGTGCTATTCAATCTGAAGCGGAACTGGAATGGCTAGCCCATGAATTAAGTGATTGGTTAAGTATGGAAATTACCAGATAA
- the trmD gene encoding tRNA (guanosine(37)-N1)-methyltransferase TrmD encodes MRFDIVTLFPDCFTSVLTSGLLGKALAKQIAQVNLVNPRDFTTDKHHKADDEPYGGGVGMLMKPEPIFAAVESLPTLPRREVILMSPQGQTINQPLLKELAGNYDQLVVICGHYEGVDERVLHLVTREVSLGDFILTGGEIPSMALLNGVVRLLPGTVGKVESLKVESFEEGLLDYPQYTRPADFRGWKVPDVLLSGNHAEIARWRYEQQIQRTGDRRPDLLQKWQEERGVGSGE; translated from the coding sequence GTGCGCTTTGATATAGTTACACTTTTTCCTGACTGTTTTACCTCAGTTTTAACTTCTGGGCTGCTGGGTAAAGCCTTAGCTAAACAGATTGCCCAAGTAAATTTGGTTAATCCCAGAGATTTTACCACCGATAAGCACCATAAAGCTGATGATGAACCCTACGGCGGTGGCGTGGGTATGTTGATGAAGCCGGAACCGATCTTTGCTGCTGTGGAGTCCCTGCCAACTCTACCCCGCCGAGAGGTCATTTTAATGAGTCCCCAAGGTCAAACCATAAATCAACCTCTGTTAAAAGAATTGGCTGGCAATTATGACCAGCTAGTAGTGATCTGTGGCCATTACGAGGGGGTAGATGAAAGGGTACTGCATTTAGTGACTCGTGAGGTGTCTTTAGGCGATTTTATTCTCACTGGTGGGGAAATTCCCTCAATGGCATTACTTAATGGCGTGGTGAGGCTTCTACCAGGCACTGTGGGCAAAGTTGAGTCTCTGAAGGTAGAAAGTTTTGAGGAGGGTTTACTGGATTATCCCCAGTACACTCGCCCGGCTGATTTTCGCGGCTGGAAAGTGCCTGATGTCTTGCTATCTGGGAATCATGCCGAAATTGCCCGATGGCGATATGAACAACAAATCCAAAGAACAGGCGATCGCCGCCCCGATTTGCTGCAAAAATGGCAAGAAGAGAGGGGAGTGGGGAGTGGGGAGTAG
- the ispF gene encoding 2-C-methyl-D-erythritol 2,4-cyclodiphosphate synthase, with amino-acid sequence MNIRIGNGYDIHKLVSDRPLILGGVSIPHELGLLGHSDADVLTHAIMDAMLGALSLGDIGHYFPPSDPQWAGADSLVLLTQVHQLIREQGWQIGNIDSVVVAERPKLKPHIEKMRAKLANVLELLPNQIGIKATTNEKLGPVGREEGICAYAVILLLASDY; translated from the coding sequence ATGAATATTCGGATTGGTAACGGCTACGATATTCACAAGTTAGTGAGCGATCGCCCTTTAATTTTAGGTGGAGTTTCAATTCCTCACGAATTGGGCTTATTGGGGCATAGTGACGCTGATGTCCTAACTCATGCCATTATGGATGCCATGTTGGGGGCATTATCCCTAGGGGATATTGGTCATTATTTTCCCCCTAGTGATCCTCAATGGGCTGGGGCTGATAGTTTGGTGCTACTAACTCAAGTACATCAGCTCATTAGGGAGCAAGGTTGGCAGATAGGCAATATTGACTCGGTAGTAGTAGCAGAACGCCCCAAATTGAAACCCCATATTGAAAAAATGCGTGCTAAATTAGCGAATGTTTTAGAATTACTACCAAATCAAATTGGCATCAAAGCTACTACTAACGAAAAATTAGGTCCCGTTGGTCGAGAAGAAGGTATATGTGCTTATGCGGTGATTTTATTACTAGCCAGTGATTATTGA
- the tatA gene encoding twin-arginine translocase TatA/TatE family subunit, whose amino-acid sequence MFGLGLPEVVIIAIVAIVIFGPKKIPELGNALGKTLRGFKEELNSDDDDETTAEQEKQ is encoded by the coding sequence ATGTTTGGACTGGGATTGCCGGAAGTAGTGATAATTGCCATAGTCGCCATTGTCATTTTTGGCCCTAAAAAGATTCCTGAATTGGGAAATGCACTGGGTAAAACCTTACGGGGTTTTAAGGAAGAATTGAACTCTGATGATGATGATGAAACTACTGCTGAACAAGAAAAGCAATAG
- the cbiT gene encoding precorrin-6Y C5,15-methyltransferase subunit CbiT, with protein MPSQLWPYVTPGIPDELFEHLPGIPFTQREVRLLLISQLRLKPDSVLWDIGAGTGTIPVEAGLLCPSGQIIAVERDEDVATLIKRNCDRFEVKNVQVIEGNAPECLHDLKVAPHRVCIEGGKPIQDILSTVWHYLPPSGRVVATAANLEGLYAISQSFSMLRARNIEVVQSAVNRLETRGFSQTFAAVDPIFILSGEKLD; from the coding sequence ATGCCTTCCCAACTTTGGCCTTATGTTACCCCTGGTATCCCGGATGAATTGTTTGAGCATTTACCTGGTATTCCCTTCACTCAGCGAGAAGTTCGGCTATTATTGATTTCCCAACTGCGGCTCAAACCGGATTCAGTATTATGGGATATTGGGGCGGGAACGGGGACAATTCCCGTAGAAGCTGGTCTGTTGTGTCCTAGTGGACAGATTATTGCAGTGGAACGAGATGAAGATGTAGCCACATTAATTAAGCGCAACTGCGATCGCTTTGAAGTCAAAAATGTGCAAGTAATTGAAGGTAACGCCCCAGAGTGTTTGCATGATCTCAAAGTAGCCCCTCACCGCGTTTGCATTGAAGGTGGAAAACCCATACAGGATATTTTGTCAACCGTATGGCATTATTTGCCCCCATCAGGAAGAGTTGTCGCCACAGCTGCTAATCTAGAAGGCTTGTATGCTATTTCTCAAAGCTTCTCCATGCTGCGAGCGAGAAATATTGAAGTCGTCCAATCTGCGGTTAACCGCTTAGAGACGCGCGGCTTTTCTCAAACCTTTGCAGCTGTTGATCCAATTTTTATCCTGAGTGGTGAGAAACTAGACTAG
- a CDS encoding phosphatidate cytidylyltransferase encodes MPWSRIISGIIAIALALLATLLGGWYFTLAIAVVVFLGQEEYFNLVRARGIFPAAKTTMFVSQALLVICNFNETLADAVMPIAGTLICFYLLFQPKMATIADISASIMGLFYVGYLSSYWVRLRSLGSLANSNLPFGGYWPTDWTNIFNLQQKGFASLPQGLTLTVLTFFCIWAADIGAYIIGKFFGKTRLSDISPKKTVEGAVFGITASIAVALAGAYYLQFPKFLFTGVALGLLIGIASLLGDLTESMLKRDAGVKDSGQLIPGHGGILDRTDSYIFTAPLVYYFVTLLLPLLTDI; translated from the coding sequence ATGCCTTGGTCTCGAATTATTAGTGGAATTATAGCGATCGCCCTTGCTCTGCTGGCAACCCTTTTGGGTGGTTGGTACTTTACTCTCGCCATTGCGGTGGTCGTGTTTTTAGGTCAAGAAGAATATTTTAATTTGGTACGAGCTAGAGGTATTTTTCCGGCTGCTAAAACCACCATGTTTGTCAGCCAAGCCTTACTGGTGATTTGTAACTTTAATGAAACTTTGGCTGATGCTGTCATGCCAATAGCTGGGACGTTGATTTGTTTTTATCTCCTATTTCAGCCGAAAATGGCAACTATTGCCGATATTTCCGCTTCGATTATGGGACTCTTTTATGTGGGCTACTTATCAAGTTACTGGGTACGATTACGCTCTCTTGGTAGTTTAGCCAACAGCAATCTTCCTTTCGGTGGTTACTGGCCTACCGATTGGACAAATATTTTCAACTTACAGCAAAAAGGTTTTGCATCTTTACCACAAGGCTTGACTTTGACAGTCCTGACTTTTTTCTGTATTTGGGCTGCTGACATTGGTGCTTACATTATTGGCAAATTCTTTGGGAAAACCCGTTTATCTGACATCAGTCCCAAAAAAACCGTTGAAGGTGCAGTTTTTGGGATTACTGCTAGTATCGCCGTCGCCTTAGCAGGAGCCTATTATCTGCAATTCCCAAAATTCCTCTTCACTGGTGTAGCGTTAGGTTTACTCATTGGTATTGCCAGTCTTTTAGGTGACCTCACCGAGTCTATGCTCAAGCGTGATGCTGGGGTTAAAGATTCAGGGCAGTTAATACCCGGTCATGGTGGCATCTTAGACCGCACTGATAGTTATATCTTTACAGCTCCCTTGGTTTACTATTTTGTCACACTGCTATTACCGTTGCTCACAGATATCTGA